The following proteins are encoded in a genomic region of Coturnix japonica isolate 7356 unplaced genomic scaffold, Coturnix japonica 2.1 chrUnrandom473, whole genome shotgun sequence:
- the LOC107307042 gene encoding olfactory receptor 14C36-like: protein MPNSSSISEFLLLPLADTQQLQLLHFWLFLGIYLAALLGNSLICSAVACNPHLHTPMYFFLLNLALLDLGCISTTLPKAMANALWDTRAISYTGCAAQIFFFLFFASADYSLLTIMSYDRYVAICKPLHYGTLMDSRACATMTAAAWGTGVLYSLLHTASTFSLPLCQGNVVNQFFCEIPQILKLSCLESNSREVVLLIFSLSLGFGCFVFIVVSYVQIFMAVLRMPSEQGRHKAFSTCLPHLAVVSLFVSTGAFAYLKPPSISSPLLDLTVALLYSVVPPTLNPIIYSMRNREIKHALRKVLQ from the coding sequence atgcccaacagcagctccatcagcgaATTCCTCCTACTGCCATTGGCAGACACgcaacagctgcagctcctgcacttctgGCTCTTCCTGGGCATCTacctggctgccctcctgggCAACAGCCTCATCTGCTCAGCCGTAGCCTGCAACCCTCACTTGCACACCcccatgtacttcttcctcctcaactTGGCCCTCCTCGACCTGGGCTGCATCTCCACCACTCTCCCCAAAGCCATGGCCAACGCCCTCTGGGACACCAGGGCCATCTCCTACACAGGATGTGCTGcacagatctttttctttctcttctttgcctCAGCAGACTATTCCCTTCTCACCATCATGTCCTATGACCGCTACGTTGCCATCTGCAAGCCCCTGCACTACGGGACCTtgatggacagcagagcttgtgccaccatgacagcagctgcctggggcacTGGGGTTCTCtattccctgctgcacactgccagtacgttttcactgcctctctgccaaggCAATGTTGTcaaccagtttttctgtgaaatcccccAGATCCTCAAACTCTCCTGCCTAGAATCAAATTCCAGGGAAGTTGTGTTACTCATTTTTAGTCTAAGTTTAGGCTTtgggtgctttgttttcatagttgTGTCCTACGTGCAGATcttcatggctgtgctgaggatgccctctgagcagggacggcacaaagccttctccacgTGCCTCCCTCACCTGGCCGTGGTCTCCCTATTTGTCAGCACTGGTGCTTTTGCCTACCTGAAGCCCCCATCCATTTCCTCCCCACTCCTGGATCTGACAGTGGCACTTCTGTACTCGGTGGTTCCTCCAACACTGAACCCTATTatctacagcatgaggaacagggaGATCAAGCACGCTCTCAGGAAGGTGTTGCAGTAA